The following proteins are co-located in the Corynebacterium kalinowskii genome:
- a CDS encoding adenylate kinase, whose amino-acid sequence MRLVLLGPPGAGKGTQAAILSEKLGIPHISTGDLFRANIGEGTPLGVEAKSYIDAGKLVPTDVTARMVESRLAEDDAKDGFLLDGFPRTVEQADILEELLAKAGEKLDGVVNFQVSEDVVVERMLARGRADDNEETIRTRLGVYRDETAPLIDHYGDQIIAIAAEGSVEDINARTMEALGK is encoded by the coding sequence ATGAGACTCGTACTCCTTGGCCCTCCGGGCGCAGGCAAGGGCACCCAGGCCGCAATTCTCTCCGAGAAGCTGGGCATTCCCCACATCTCCACTGGCGATCTGTTCCGCGCAAACATCGGCGAAGGCACCCCACTCGGTGTCGAGGCAAAGTCTTACATCGACGCTGGCAAGCTCGTCCCAACCGATGTGACTGCCCGTATGGTTGAGTCTCGCCTGGCCGAAGATGATGCCAAGGATGGCTTCCTGCTGGACGGCTTCCCACGCACGGTCGAGCAGGCTGACATCCTCGAAGAGCTCCTGGCTAAGGCCGGCGAAAAGCTCGACGGTGTCGTCAACTTCCAGGTGTCCGAAGACGTCGTCGTAGAGCGCATGCTCGCTCGCGGCCGTGCAGATGATAACGAGGAAACCATCCGCACCCGTCTTGGCGTCTACCGCGATGAGACTGCGCCACTGATTGATCACTACGGTGACCAGATCATTGCCATCGCAGCAGAGGGCAGCGTTGAGGACATTAACGCTCGCACGATGGAAGCTCTCGGAAAGTAA
- the secY gene encoding preprotein translocase subunit SecY — MSALISAFKDVDLRKKILFTIAMIILYRVGAQIPSPGVDYASIAGRLRQLTEDQGSVYSLINLFSGGALLQLSIFAIGIMPYITASIIVQLLTVVIPHFEELKKEGQSGQTKMTQYTRYLTVALALLQSSGIVALADRQQLLGQGIEVLKSDRNIFDLIILVVTMTAGAVLVMWIGELMTDRGIGNGMSLLIFAGIATRLPSDGMNIYRSSGTMTFSLVLVAVFILVVGVIFIEQGQRRIPVQYAKRMVGRRQYGGTSTYLPLKVNQAGVIPVIFASSLMYVPVLITQIINSSSTTVPDNWWQRNVIQYLQTPSSWQYILGYFALIIFFSYFYVSVQYDPNEQADNMKKYGGFIPGIRPGRPTAEYLGYVMNRLLFVGALYLGIIAVLPNIMMDLGVSSGAASSTPFGGTAILILVSVALTTVKQIESQLLQSNYEGFLK, encoded by the coding sequence GTGTCCGCCCTTATTTCAGCATTTAAGGATGTGGATCTTCGAAAGAAGATTTTGTTCACCATCGCGATGATCATCTTGTATCGCGTCGGTGCACAGATTCCATCGCCAGGTGTCGACTACGCCTCCATTGCGGGCCGTCTGCGCCAACTCACAGAAGACCAAGGCAGCGTTTACTCGCTGATTAACTTGTTCTCCGGTGGTGCGCTGCTGCAGCTGTCGATCTTTGCCATCGGCATCATGCCGTACATTACGGCGTCGATTATTGTGCAGCTGCTCACCGTGGTTATTCCGCACTTTGAGGAGCTGAAAAAAGAGGGGCAGTCCGGCCAGACGAAGATGACGCAGTACACGCGTTATCTCACGGTAGCTCTTGCTCTCTTGCAATCCTCTGGCATTGTCGCGCTGGCTGATCGCCAGCAGCTGTTGGGGCAAGGAATTGAGGTCCTTAAGTCGGACCGAAACATCTTTGACCTCATCATCCTGGTGGTTACCATGACTGCGGGCGCGGTCTTGGTGATGTGGATTGGCGAGCTGATGACCGATCGGGGTATCGGTAATGGCATGTCGCTGCTGATCTTCGCAGGTATCGCTACTCGTCTTCCTTCCGATGGCATGAATATTTACCGTTCCTCCGGCACGATGACATTCTCCCTCGTGCTGGTGGCGGTGTTCATTCTTGTTGTCGGTGTTATCTTCATTGAGCAAGGTCAGCGTCGCATTCCGGTTCAGTACGCCAAGCGTATGGTGGGACGTCGCCAGTACGGTGGTACCTCTACGTACCTGCCACTGAAGGTGAACCAGGCTGGCGTGATCCCAGTGATCTTCGCTTCCTCCCTGATGTACGTCCCGGTCCTCATCACCCAAATCATCAACTCCAGTTCCACTACGGTTCCGGATAACTGGTGGCAGCGCAACGTGATCCAGTACCTGCAGACACCATCTTCGTGGCAGTACATCCTGGGCTACTTTGCCCTCATCATCTTCTTCTCTTACTTCTACGTCTCTGTTCAGTACGATCCGAACGAACAAGCGGACAACATGAAGAAATATGGTGGTTTTATTCCGGGTATTCGCCCGGGCCGACCTACCGCAGAGTACCTTGGATATGTGATGAACCGACTGCTGTTCGTGGGTGCCCTTTACCTGGGCATCATCGCGGTTCTTCCAAACATCATGATGGATCTTGGTGTGAGCTCGGGCGCGGCAAGTTCAACGCCTTTCGGTGGCACGGCCATCTTGATTCTCGTCTCTGTCGCACTGACCACAGTCAAGCAGATCGAGAGCCAGCTCCTCCAAAGCAACTACGAAGGATTCCTTAAATGA
- a CDS encoding ferritin-like domain-containing protein: MSVHGVAKALVGGVIVATLSVTGATAASAQVSDVVVSIPADSQDVANLRMMFEEERMAQDLYVALGEKWGSRKFSNISKAETKHNGLVAAQLDRLGVARPDASVAGKYENADIQKLYDDWLARGLESQDAAFKVGAELERRDIADLEKVMAETEDQVLKDVYGRLLAGSKNHLAAFEAGAGQKSGQGKQGRQGRHYDGGGNGWRGGRG, from the coding sequence ATGTCTGTTCATGGTGTAGCAAAAGCGCTCGTTGGCGGGGTTATCGTCGCTACGCTGAGCGTAACTGGAGCGACTGCCGCGTCAGCGCAGGTGTCGGATGTGGTGGTGAGCATCCCTGCGGATTCTCAAGATGTGGCTAACTTGAGGATGATGTTCGAAGAGGAACGCATGGCTCAGGATTTGTATGTCGCGCTGGGCGAGAAGTGGGGTAGCCGCAAATTCTCCAATATCTCCAAGGCGGAGACTAAGCACAATGGACTGGTTGCAGCGCAACTTGACCGATTGGGAGTAGCGCGCCCGGATGCTTCCGTCGCTGGCAAGTACGAGAACGCTGATATCCAAAAGCTCTACGATGACTGGCTCGCACGTGGGCTCGAATCTCAGGACGCAGCATTCAAGGTTGGTGCTGAATTGGAGCGCCGTGACATCGCTGACTTGGAGAAGGTAATGGCCGAGACTGAGGATCAGGTGTTGAAGGACGTATACGGCCGACTGCTTGCCGGATCCAAGAACCACCTTGCGGCCTTTGAGGCTGGGGCAGGCCAAAAGTCTGGCCAGGGTAAGCAAGGTCGTCAAGGCCGCCATTACGATGGCGGCGGAAACGGTTGGCGTGGCGGTCGCGGGTAG
- a CDS encoding DUF2786 domain-containing protein → MEKIKERIRKLLAQAEDQQGTPEGDVFYDKAFALIAQYGIDRSELDHDDESVTMRTFAIDGSYSGMQASLLISLGEVLHCVGFNTGPRPSRIYSVTLFGLPKHLDRVEMLYSMLRLSMLSGARRITDEWSTVKARRSFMSGFICRISQRLVDAEETAVSAVPGQGLALIDDAHLAYLAQVAYLSQNNLHLHEIRSRGGLRPDAFDAGLRAGNGADIGQQRVSGSRAIGAPF, encoded by the coding sequence ATGGAGAAGATCAAAGAACGAATTCGCAAACTGCTGGCACAGGCGGAAGATCAACAGGGCACACCTGAGGGGGACGTGTTCTACGACAAGGCCTTTGCGCTCATTGCACAGTACGGGATCGACCGGAGCGAGCTAGATCACGACGATGAAAGCGTCACGATGCGAACCTTTGCAATCGACGGCAGCTATTCCGGTATGCAAGCGTCGCTGCTCATCAGCCTGGGGGAGGTGCTGCACTGTGTCGGTTTCAATACTGGGCCCCGCCCCTCACGGATCTACTCAGTGACGCTGTTTGGGCTGCCAAAGCACCTCGACCGCGTGGAGATGCTGTATTCGATGCTTCGCTTGTCGATGCTCAGTGGCGCGCGTCGCATCACCGACGAGTGGAGCACTGTGAAAGCACGTCGTTCCTTCATGTCGGGATTTATCTGTCGCATCAGCCAGCGGCTCGTCGATGCCGAAGAGACGGCTGTCAGTGCTGTTCCAGGACAAGGACTGGCGCTTATCGACGACGCCCACCTGGCCTACCTGGCCCAAGTCGCTTACCTTTCGCAGAACAACCTGCATCTACACGAGATTAGGTCCCGGGGAGGACTTCGACCGGATGCTTTTGATGCTGGGCTTCGCGCCGGAAATGGGGCAGATATTGGTCAGCAGCGAGTCTCCGGATCTCGAGCCATCGGTGCCCCCTTTTAG
- the rplO gene encoding 50S ribosomal protein L15 codes for MSEPIKLHDLRPAPGSNKAKTRVGRGEASKGKTAGRGTKGTKARKQVSAAFEGGQMPLQMRLPKLKGFKNPNRVVFQVVNVSDLEKSFPQGGDVTIADIVAAGLARKNQPVKILGNGDLGVKLNVTATKFSGSAKEKIEAAGGSVTEA; via the coding sequence ATGAGCGAACCAATTAAGCTCCACGACTTGCGCCCGGCTCCGGGCTCAAACAAGGCTAAGACCCGCGTTGGTCGCGGTGAAGCATCCAAGGGTAAGACTGCAGGTCGCGGTACCAAGGGTACCAAGGCTCGCAAGCAGGTTTCTGCTGCATTCGAAGGTGGCCAGATGCCACTGCAGATGCGTCTGCCAAAGCTGAAGGGCTTCAAGAACCCTAACCGCGTCGTTTTCCAGGTGGTAAACGTTTCGGATCTGGAGAAGTCCTTCCCACAGGGTGGCGACGTCACCATCGCTGACATCGTCGCAGCTGGCCTGGCTCGCAAGAACCAGCCAGTCAAGATCCTGGGCAACGGCGACCTGGGCGTTAAGCTCAACGTCACCGCAACCAAGTTCTCCGGCTCTGCCAAGGAAAAGATCGAAGCCGCTGGCGGCTCCGTCACCGAGGCCTAA
- the rpmD gene encoding 50S ribosomal protein L30, with the protein MALKITQVKGIVGAKQNQKDSLQTLGLRKIHQSVVRPDNAQVRGLINVVRHMVVVEEVAGE; encoded by the coding sequence ATGGCCCTCAAGATTACTCAGGTTAAGGGCATCGTTGGTGCCAAGCAGAACCAGAAGGACTCGCTGCAGACTCTCGGCCTTCGTAAGATCCACCAGTCCGTCGTACGTCCTGACAACGCTCAGGTACGCGGTCTGATCAACGTGGTTCGTCACATGGTCGTCGTTGAAGAAGTAGCGGGGGAGTAG
- the rpsE gene encoding 30S ribosomal protein S5: protein MPGRERRNGGRSADENNSNNNSNERNERRGRGRDRDDRRNQQQDERSQYIERVVTINRVSKVVKGGRRFSFTALVIVGDGQGMVGVGYGKAKEVPAAIQKGAEEARKNFFRVPMVAGTITHPVQGEAAAGVVMLRPAAPGTGVIAGGAARPVLECAGVQDVLSKSLGSDNAINVVHATVDALKQLVRPEEVAARRGKTVEEVTPARILRARAAAAQEA from the coding sequence ATGCCGGGACGTGAACGGCGTAACGGCGGACGCTCCGCCGACGAGAACAACAGCAACAACAACAGCAACGAGCGCAACGAGCGCCGCGGTCGCGGCCGTGATCGTGATGATCGCCGCAACCAGCAGCAGGACGAGCGTTCCCAGTACATCGAGCGCGTTGTAACCATCAACCGCGTGTCCAAGGTCGTTAAGGGTGGTCGTCGCTTCAGCTTCACCGCTCTCGTCATCGTTGGCGACGGCCAGGGCATGGTCGGCGTTGGCTACGGCAAGGCCAAGGAAGTTCCAGCAGCAATCCAGAAGGGTGCAGAAGAGGCTCGTAAGAACTTCTTCCGCGTTCCAATGGTTGCCGGCACCATCACCCACCCTGTACAGGGTGAAGCTGCAGCAGGCGTAGTTATGCTCCGCCCAGCAGCTCCTGGTACCGGTGTCATCGCTGGTGGCGCAGCACGTCCAGTTCTGGAATGTGCAGGCGTTCAGGACGTTCTGTCCAAGTCCCTCGGCTCTGACAACGCCATCAACGTTGTGCACGCAACCGTTGATGCGCTGAAGCAGCTGGTTCGCCCTGAAGAGGTCGCAGCCCGCCGTGGCAAGACCGTCGAAGAGGTCACCCCAGCACGTATCCTGCGCGCTCGCGCAGCAGCAGCACAGGAGGCTTAA
- the rplR gene encoding 50S ribosomal protein L18: MSNETTANKRLPVGKDISTRRRQARARRHFRIRKNLRGTAETPRLVVHRTSRHMHVQIIDDLAGRTLAAASTMEDAIRAFEGDKKARGAEVGKLIAERAKAAGIEAVVFDRGGYQYHGRVAALADAAREGGLKF, encoded by the coding sequence ATGAGCAACGAAACTACTGCAAACAAGCGCCTGCCAGTTGGCAAGGACATCTCTACTCGTCGTCGTCAGGCTCGCGCTCGTCGTCACTTCCGCATCCGCAAGAACCTGCGTGGCACCGCCGAGACTCCACGTCTCGTCGTGCACCGCACTTCTCGCCACATGCACGTTCAGATCATCGACGACCTCGCTGGTCGTACGCTGGCTGCTGCTTCCACCATGGAAGACGCAATCCGCGCATTCGAGGGTGACAAGAAGGCTCGTGGCGCCGAGGTTGGCAAGCTCATCGCTGAGCGCGCCAAGGCTGCTGGTATCGAAGCTGTGGTCTTTGACCGCGGTGGCTACCAGTACCACGGTCGCGTCGCCGCTCTGGCTGACGCTGCACGTGAAGGTGGTCTGAAGTTCTAA
- the rplF gene encoding 50S ribosomal protein L6, whose amino-acid sequence MSRIGKNPIAIPSGVETKIDGQHVEVKGPKGTLALDVPAPITVAVEDGQIVVSRPDDNRKNRALHGLSRSLVNNLVEGVTKGYTIKMEIFGVGYRVQLKGKNLEFALGYSHPVLIEAPEGIKFAVDGNTKLSIEGIDKQKVGQIAAIIRRLRKDDPYKGKGIRYEGEQVRRKVGKTGK is encoded by the coding sequence ATGTCGCGTATTGGTAAGAACCCTATCGCCATCCCATCCGGCGTTGAGACCAAGATCGATGGTCAGCACGTTGAGGTCAAGGGCCCTAAGGGCACCCTGGCTCTCGATGTTCCAGCACCGATCACCGTTGCAGTTGAGGACGGCCAGATCGTCGTATCCCGTCCTGATGACAACCGCAAGAACCGCGCTCTGCACGGTCTGTCCCGCTCCCTGGTGAACAACCTGGTTGAAGGCGTGACCAAGGGCTACACCATCAAGATGGAAATCTTCGGTGTTGGCTACCGTGTACAGCTTAAGGGCAAGAACCTCGAGTTCGCCCTGGGCTACTCCCACCCAGTTCTGATCGAAGCTCCTGAAGGCATCAAGTTCGCTGTTGATGGCAACACGAAGCTTTCGATCGAGGGTATTGACAAGCAGAAGGTTGGACAGATCGCTGCTATTATCCGTCGTTTGCGTAAGGATGACCCATACAAGGGTAAGGGCATTCGCTACGAGGGTGAGCAGGTCCGCCGCAAGGTCGGAAAGACGGGTAAGTAA
- the rpsH gene encoding 30S ribosomal protein S8, which produces MTMTDPIADMLSRVRNANHAYHDSVSMPSSKLKANIAEILKQEGYISDYAVSDEKVGKTLKLDLKYGPARERSIAGVRRVSKPGLRVYAKADNLPEVLGGLGVAIISTSQGLLTDRQATEKGVGGEVLAYVW; this is translated from the coding sequence ATGACCATGACTGACCCTATTGCGGACATGCTGTCGCGCGTGCGCAACGCTAACCATGCGTACCACGACTCCGTGTCCATGCCGTCTTCCAAGCTGAAGGCAAACATTGCCGAGATCCTCAAGCAGGAAGGCTACATCTCCGATTACGCCGTTTCTGATGAGAAGGTCGGCAAGACCCTCAAGCTCGACCTCAAGTACGGTCCTGCCCGTGAGCGTTCCATCGCTGGCGTTCGTCGCGTGTCCAAGCCGGGCCTGCGCGTTTACGCCAAGGCCGACAACCTGCCCGAGGTTTTGGGTGGTCTGGGCGTGGCTATTATTTCCACGTCCCAGGGCCTCCTGACCGATCGTCAGGCTACCGAGAAGGGTGTAGGCGGAGAAGTTCTCGCCTACGTCTGGTAA
- a CDS encoding GntP family permease, whose translation MVIPMIGIFLSLIVLIVLAYRGHSVVIAAPIAALLATAMSGAPLLATYTQIFMPALGKFITNYFPLFLTGAIFGRLMTVSGLAHDLAQGISKAFGPKRAMASTVLATALLTYGGVSAWVVAFTIVPIATALFQEAGIPKRLMPAAIAFGTITFAIAALPGSPQVHNVIPTKYFGTTSYAAPVLGLTGAAIMLVLGMLWLEYRVKSLHRAGEFYDPSGGSVDAAAALKELEDAEGGHSEVPVHRGPGNVAVRGLLGFIPIAVVVVMNYAFIYFISKQLDFSYLADKKFGAVKLDSVLGTWSVTVALATAILVIFLMRPGLFGVFIEGLGDGAKSAILPVFTTASEVGYGAVIGSLAAFAVLRDGVFSVADNALIVGVVSTGVIAGITGSSAGGLSMTLETFGADLARMATEQGISMESMHRIMAMASVSFDSLPHNGAVLTMLLVCGMTHKQSYKDVAVVTVVIPIITVTALLVGVTAMG comes from the coding sequence ATGGTTATCCCTATGATTGGCATCTTCTTGTCGCTCATCGTACTCATTGTCTTGGCATATCGGGGCCATTCTGTGGTGATCGCTGCACCCATCGCGGCGTTGTTGGCTACCGCTATGTCCGGTGCGCCACTGTTAGCTACGTACACGCAGATCTTTATGCCTGCGTTGGGCAAATTCATAACTAATTACTTCCCGCTGTTCTTGACCGGCGCGATCTTTGGCCGACTCATGACGGTTTCCGGCTTGGCCCATGACCTCGCGCAGGGAATCTCTAAGGCATTTGGGCCCAAGCGCGCGATGGCCTCCACTGTGCTGGCCACCGCTCTCCTTACTTATGGTGGTGTGAGTGCGTGGGTAGTGGCGTTCACCATCGTTCCTATTGCGACGGCGCTGTTCCAGGAAGCAGGCATTCCCAAGCGTCTCATGCCTGCGGCCATCGCCTTCGGCACCATTACCTTCGCCATCGCAGCGCTGCCCGGTAGCCCGCAGGTGCACAATGTGATTCCGACCAAGTACTTCGGCACTACTTCTTATGCTGCGCCGGTGCTGGGCTTGACCGGAGCCGCCATCATGCTCGTCTTGGGAATGCTGTGGCTGGAGTACCGAGTGAAGTCGCTGCATCGCGCCGGGGAATTCTATGATCCGTCCGGTGGTTCGGTTGATGCCGCTGCTGCACTGAAGGAGCTGGAAGACGCCGAAGGTGGCCATTCTGAGGTGCCAGTTCACCGCGGTCCGGGCAACGTGGCGGTGCGCGGTCTGTTGGGCTTCATCCCGATCGCAGTGGTGGTGGTTATGAACTACGCCTTTATCTACTTCATCTCCAAGCAACTCGATTTCTCTTACCTTGCAGACAAGAAATTCGGTGCGGTCAAGCTCGACTCAGTGCTAGGCACGTGGTCGGTGACGGTCGCGCTGGCCACTGCGATCCTCGTGATCTTCCTCATGCGCCCTGGACTGTTCGGCGTCTTCATTGAGGGACTCGGCGACGGCGCTAAGTCCGCCATCTTGCCAGTATTCACCACAGCCAGCGAGGTGGGTTACGGTGCGGTGATCGGCTCGCTGGCTGCGTTCGCAGTGCTTCGCGACGGCGTATTCTCCGTAGCGGACAACGCCCTCATCGTGGGCGTTGTCTCGACCGGCGTCATCGCTGGTATCACTGGATCTTCAGCTGGCGGCCTGTCCATGACACTGGAAACCTTTGGTGCGGATTTGGCGCGAATGGCAACCGAACAGGGCATCTCGATGGAATCGATGCACCGCATCATGGCAATGGCTTCGGTCAGCTTCGACTCTCTTCCACACAACGGAGCGGTGCTCACCATGCTTCTCGTCTGCGGTATGACCCACAAGCAGTCCTACAAGGACGTTGCCGTGGTGACCGTGGTGATTCCGATTATCACGGTGACGGCGCTGTTGGTCGGTGTGACAGCGATGGGCTAA
- a CDS encoding TetR/AcrR family transcriptional regulator: MNEQRNVTSNERRQAANPPSETKTRILECSRKLFSERTFAQVSLKEIAEAAGVSAPLIIKHFQSKENLFKQTVDFSTSAAALFKGPFEELGRTSITETLSAPTTAHYSIIRTMTVTDGSDTSLSAIGEAVKRDILSVLEQRIQEEAPFPDPEPQLRAQAAMALLTGLSLMRRVGDTDFQEFPPDALADYYAELVQQILNGHAPAQ, translated from the coding sequence ATGAACGAACAGCGAAATGTGACTTCGAATGAGCGTCGACAGGCAGCGAACCCGCCGTCGGAGACAAAGACACGAATTTTGGAGTGCTCGCGCAAGCTATTCAGCGAGCGCACTTTTGCCCAGGTGTCCTTGAAAGAGATCGCGGAAGCGGCTGGCGTGAGCGCGCCGCTGATCATCAAGCACTTCCAAAGCAAAGAGAATTTGTTTAAGCAGACCGTGGATTTCTCCACCAGCGCTGCTGCCCTTTTCAAAGGGCCATTTGAGGAGCTGGGGCGCACATCGATTACTGAAACCCTGTCCGCCCCGACCACCGCGCACTACTCGATCATCCGAACGATGACGGTGACCGACGGGTCAGATACGTCCCTGAGCGCGATCGGAGAGGCCGTCAAGCGCGACATTTTGTCGGTGCTTGAGCAGCGCATCCAGGAGGAAGCTCCGTTTCCAGATCCCGAACCACAGCTGCGAGCACAAGCTGCGATGGCTTTGCTCACTGGACTATCGCTCATGCGCCGGGTGGGAGACACCGATTTTCAGGAGTTCCCACCCGACGCACTCGCGGACTACTACGCCGAGCTAGTCCAGCAGATTCTTAACGGTCACGCACCTGCTCAATAA
- the mmsB gene encoding 3-hydroxyisobutyrate dehydrogenase, with amino-acid sequence MTTIAFIGLGNMGGPMAANLVKAGHTVRGFDVVPQAQEKARANGIEVLESAAQAVAGAQVVITMLPNGKLVDAVLTEVLPSASKGTLFIDSSTIAVADARAAAEKVQAEGHRFLDAPVSGGITGADAGTLAFMVGGDEEVFGEARPLFDVMGRVATRCGDVGAGQAVKICNNMILGVHQIAIAEAMVLGERLGLDPQAFFDVVSNSTGASWALTTNCPVPGPVPTSPANNDFKPGFASALMNKDLNLAKAALEETGTSAVLGQAACAFYQETVDAGFGDKDCSYVIEQVRDR; translated from the coding sequence ATGACCACCATCGCATTTATCGGCCTCGGCAATATGGGTGGCCCAATGGCCGCCAACCTCGTCAAGGCTGGCCACACCGTCCGTGGCTTTGACGTTGTCCCGCAGGCGCAGGAAAAGGCGCGAGCGAACGGCATTGAGGTTCTCGAATCCGCAGCTCAAGCCGTAGCAGGCGCACAAGTTGTCATCACGATGCTCCCGAACGGCAAGCTCGTCGACGCCGTGTTGACCGAGGTCCTGCCGTCGGCAAGCAAGGGCACGCTCTTCATTGACAGCTCCACCATCGCAGTCGCCGACGCCCGCGCTGCCGCCGAGAAAGTACAGGCTGAGGGGCACCGCTTCCTCGACGCGCCGGTCTCTGGTGGTATCACCGGTGCCGATGCCGGCACTCTGGCCTTCATGGTCGGCGGCGACGAAGAAGTTTTCGGCGAGGCTCGCCCGCTTTTCGACGTCATGGGCCGCGTAGCTACCCGCTGTGGCGATGTCGGTGCAGGTCAGGCGGTAAAGATCTGTAACAACATGATCCTGGGTGTGCACCAGATCGCGATTGCAGAGGCCATGGTGCTCGGCGAGCGTCTCGGCCTCGATCCACAGGCATTCTTCGACGTAGTGTCCAACTCCACCGGCGCGAGCTGGGCACTCACCACGAACTGCCCAGTTCCGGGGCCGGTTCCGACCTCGCCTGCAAACAACGATTTCAAGCCAGGCTTTGCCTCAGCACTCATGAACAAAGACCTGAATCTGGCCAAGGCAGCTCTGGAAGAAACCGGCACCTCCGCGGTGCTCGGCCAGGCAGCCTGCGCGTTCTACCAGGAGACGGTGGATGCCGGCTTCGGGGACAAAGACTGCTCCTATGTTATTGAGCAGGTGCGTGACCGTTAA
- a CDS encoding CoA-acylating methylmalonate-semialdehyde dehydrogenase, translated as MTYTIPHFIGGKKVEGSSERTADVMNPSTGQVQGSVPLATTEEVNDVIANAAEAQKGWAKTNPQKRIRIIMKWIALINENIDEIARTLSLEHGKTHEDAKGDIMRGTDVLEFSLGAPHLLKGEYTTAAGTGIDVYSMRQPLGVVAGITPFNFPAMIPLWKAGPALACGNAFVLKPSERDPSVPVRLAELFIEAGGPAGVFNVVHGDKTAVDAILDSDVIRAVGFVGSTPIAKYIYERCAATGKRAQCFGGAKNHALILPDADMDQVVDALIGAAYGSAGERCMAISVAVPVGEETANELRKKLEERIPELKVGHSLDPKASYGPVVAQSALDRINTLIGEGAESGAELVIDGRGKGATDAEFDGESLEGGYFIQPTLFDHVTPEMSIYTEEIFGPVLTIVRAETFEDAIKLPNEHVYGNGVAIFTRNGAAAREFAERVQVGMVGINVPIPVPIAYHTFGGWKASGFGDLNQHGPDSFRFYTKTKTVTSRWPSGAATGADFSMPQMD; from the coding sequence ATGACGTACACCATTCCGCACTTCATCGGCGGCAAGAAGGTCGAAGGCTCCTCAGAGCGCACCGCAGACGTAATGAACCCATCCACCGGCCAGGTCCAGGGCTCCGTGCCACTGGCCACCACTGAAGAAGTCAATGATGTTATCGCCAATGCGGCGGAGGCTCAGAAGGGTTGGGCGAAGACCAACCCGCAGAAGCGCATTCGCATCATCATGAAGTGGATCGCGCTGATTAACGAGAACATCGACGAGATCGCTCGCACCCTTTCCCTCGAACACGGCAAGACTCACGAGGATGCCAAGGGTGACATCATGCGTGGCACCGACGTGCTCGAGTTCTCCCTGGGGGCGCCGCACCTGCTTAAGGGTGAGTACACCACCGCTGCCGGTACCGGCATCGATGTTTACTCCATGCGCCAGCCACTCGGTGTGGTCGCTGGCATCACCCCATTCAACTTCCCAGCGATGATCCCACTGTGGAAGGCTGGCCCAGCCCTGGCTTGTGGCAACGCCTTCGTGCTCAAGCCATCCGAGCGTGACCCATCTGTTCCAGTTCGCCTCGCAGAACTGTTCATCGAGGCCGGCGGTCCAGCTGGCGTCTTCAACGTGGTTCACGGCGACAAGACTGCCGTGGACGCCATCCTGGACTCCGACGTGATCCGCGCAGTCGGCTTCGTGGGATCCACCCCGATCGCGAAGTACATCTACGAGCGCTGCGCCGCAACCGGCAAGCGTGCGCAGTGCTTCGGTGGCGCTAAGAACCACGCACTGATTCTCCCAGATGCAGACATGGACCAAGTCGTGGACGCCCTCATCGGTGCCGCTTATGGCTCTGCTGGCGAGCGTTGCATGGCCATCTCCGTTGCTGTTCCAGTGGGCGAGGAGACCGCCAACGAGCTGCGCAAGAAGCTCGAAGAGCGCATCCCAGAGCTCAAGGTCGGACACTCACTTGACCCGAAGGCCTCCTATGGCCCAGTGGTAGCCCAGTCCGCTCTGGACCGCATCAACACGCTCATCGGCGAGGGCGCAGAATCCGGCGCTGAACTGGTCATCGACGGTCGCGGCAAGGGCGCTACCGACGCTGAATTCGACGGCGAGTCCCTTGAGGGTGGCTACTTCATCCAGCCAACCCTGTTCGACCACGTCACCCCGGAGATGTCCATCTACACCGAGGAAATCTTCGGCCCAGTGCTCACCATCGTCCGCGCCGAAACCTTCGAAGACGCCATCAAGCTGCCTAATGAGCACGTCTACGGCAATGGTGTCGCGATCTTCACCCGCAACGGCGCCGCAGCCCGCGAGTTCGCTGAGCGCGTTCAGGTCGGCATGGTCGGCATCAACGTCCCGATCCCAGTGCCAATCGCGTACCACACCTTTGGTGGCTGGAAGGCCTCTGGCTTCGGTGACCTGAACCAGCACGGACCAGATTCCTTCCGCTTCTACACCAAGACCAAGACCGTAACCTCCCGCTGGCCGTCCGGCGCTGCCACCGGCGCTGACTTCTCCATGCCACAGATGGACTAG